The Vibrio astriarenae genome contains a region encoding:
- the xthA gene encoding exodeoxyribonuclease III, with protein MKIVSFNINGLRARLHQLQALIDKHQPDVIGLQEIKVHNEAFPIEDVEAMGYHVYFHGQKAHYGVAMLCKKEALHVQKGFPTDNEEHQKRMIMCTVEDDNGDKVTVLNGYFPQGDNIAHETKFPYKRQFYKDLMTYLNEHHSADEKLVVMGDINISPIDDDIGIGEPNRKRWLKTGKCSFQPEEREWLQTLLDWGLTDTFRQIHPDVNDRFSWFDYRSKGFPDNRGLRIDVILATESLAAQCFESDVDYELRGIEKPSDHAPIWSSFK; from the coding sequence ATGAAAATAGTCAGCTTCAACATAAATGGCCTGCGTGCCCGCCTCCATCAACTTCAAGCGCTGATCGACAAACATCAGCCAGATGTCATTGGTCTGCAAGAGATCAAAGTGCACAATGAAGCCTTCCCAATCGAAGATGTAGAAGCCATGGGTTACCACGTCTACTTCCATGGCCAAAAAGCGCACTATGGTGTCGCTATGCTGTGCAAGAAAGAAGCCCTGCACGTGCAAAAAGGCTTTCCGACGGATAACGAAGAGCACCAAAAACGCATGATTATGTGCACTGTGGAAGATGATAACGGTGATAAGGTGACGGTGCTTAACGGCTACTTCCCACAAGGCGACAATATCGCTCATGAAACAAAGTTTCCGTACAAGCGTCAGTTTTACAAAGACCTTATGACGTACCTCAATGAGCACCACAGTGCCGATGAAAAACTGGTTGTGATGGGTGATATCAACATCAGCCCAATAGATGACGACATCGGTATTGGTGAGCCTAACCGCAAGCGTTGGCTGAAAACTGGTAAGTGCTCATTCCAACCAGAAGAGCGTGAATGGCTACAAACTCTCCTTGATTGGGGTCTTACTGATACGTTCCGTCAAATTCACCCTGATGTGAATGACCGATTCTCGTGGTTTGATTACCGCTCAAAAGGTTTCCCTGACAATCGCGGCCTACGAATCGATGTGATATTGGCTACAGAGTCACTCGCAGCACAGTGCTTCGAGTCAGATGTCGATTATGAACTCCGTGGCATTGAGAAACCTTCGGATCATGCACCTATTTGGTCTAGCTTTAAGTAA